The Engystomops pustulosus chromosome 2, aEngPut4.maternal, whole genome shotgun sequence genomic interval TTCTGGTTCCTCCGGGATCTCCTCCTCCGGGTGTCCAGGTAGTCATCGCTGTAATCACTGCTGTTATCTGTCACTGTAAAGACAAATAGAGGTGGTAAGGGTCTCACCTGGATCTGGAGAAGTTCTACTGACCTCTCGAGATGTTGTATTGTCCGGACTATTTCCAGTGTCAACAAGCAGAATAATGAAGACGGCTCTGGATTATATACCTGTTCATCATATTTTCATCTAATTTATCCCTCACACCAGGCCTAACCATCAATTtatggctccacactctccccaATTTCAAAAGTCTGCTGCCTTTGTCCAATGTGGAATCTACttattaaatatgcaaattagtagtAAGAGACAGTATTACCAGATCCCTGGCTATCGTCATCagattcatcatcatcgtcgtCATCATCATCAGAGAACCTCCTGCGGACACTGCGTCTCTTTATTCGCCGGCTTTGCCTCATTGGTCGGCTGTAGTGTCGCCGCGGTCGTCGGGCTCCAAAGTCGCTGTCGTTAGACTGTAGGTCATCGCTTTCTTCTGCGTTTTCATCCGATACAACAAACTCTTCCTGAGAGCTAATGAGACAACGTGGGCTTTAATACATGATGCTAGATTCTGTATCCCCGTCAGGCCATCATGTGTACATAGGCTGACTCACCCGTCGCTGATCCGGAACTCGTCCTCACTCTCCTCTTCGTCCAGGTTGCTGTCGCTGTCCAGGTCATTTAATCGCCGCCGCTTCTTCCGCCGTGAGACGGCCCGCTGAGGACGCTTCCCTTCTTCCCTTTCTCCTTCCAGGATGGTGGAGATGTCTTTGCCACGGTGACCGGTGATGTTTGACATGTCCTTTCCTCTACCTCCACCTATAAAAGAAAGGAAACACAAAATACTTTACTTAACTAGAGATACCAAGGCAAAATTATAGGAAATCATGAACTAGAACAAGATGGAGCATTCAGTTTTGGGATCACCATCTATAAAGACTTAATAtttcctcacctcctcctcctcctccatcaccatctCGGATGTCATCTTCTATAGCTTCATCAATGGCCTCATCAAATTCATCAAACCTATGAAAGCAAAAAcggaagagttaaaggggtttgctcagtATTTTGGAGTCCTGACTGTTTGAGGCCTCAGCTGCAGCATCATTGCTGGCACAGGTAACCCCTCACCTGTAGCTGATATACTTCCTGGCCCTTGTTGACCTCCTCTCCAGGGGCTTggactttttcttcttcttttcctcCTTCTCTTGTACTTCTGGCACTTCCTCAGTTTCCTAAAACATAAAAGGCCATTGTGTCATCTGCTCCCACATTCTTGCAGCCTTCATGATGCAGGAAAGAAACTTACTTGGGTGGGGATAATGTTCTCAATACTGATTCCAACATAGACCAAACGCTCTTTCCTGAAAAATGGGAACACACAAAAATGAAATTGAGAAACATTGTGTTCTCAATATCGACAGCCCCATATCCTCTTAGTATCTGTTATAAGATACAGGACGCATTAACAGGACGCAGaacaggattagtacaggataatgtcatgtatgtacacagtgactgcaccagcagaatagtgagtgcaactctggtgtataatacaggatgtaactcaggatcagtacaggataagtaatgtcatgtatgtacacagtgactgcaccaccagcagaatagtgagtgaagctctggtgtataatacaggatgtaacacaggatcagtacaggataagtaatgtcatgtatgtacacagtgactgcaccagcagcagaatagtgagtgcagctctggggtataatactggatgtaactcaggatcagtacaggatcagtaatgtcatgtatgtacacagtgactgcaccagcagcagaatagtgagtgcagctctggtgtataatacaggatgtaactcaggatcagtacaggataagtaatgtcatgtatgtacacagtgactgcaccagcagcagaatagtgagtgcagctctggagtataatacaggatgtaactcaggatcagtacagaataagtaatgtcatgtatgtacacagtgactgcaccagcagcagaatagtgagtgcagctctggtgtataatacaggatgtaactcaggatcagtacaggataagtaatgtcatgtatgtacacaatgactgcaccagcagaatagtgagtgccgctaTAATCAGTAATATAGAACAAATGGTAACCCAGAACAATATAAAATGCAGGCTACCTTCTCTCTGCtcgctccttcttcttcaggacaacATCTAGATTCTGGAGTTGTTCCTCCAGCTTCTCACAAAGCAGTTTCTAGTGCAACAATAGAGGACATTGATAGATTAGTGCAGTGCTGGGGATGAATGTGCTGACCTATAGAACAGAGAACATTTCTGGCTATAGATAGCACCTGGTTTCATGTACATAGAAGACTCCACATACAGTATCGGCAGTAGCACATGAAAGTAGCACAACCATACCTTACATAATGGACAGGTATGGTTGAATTGAATGGCTCTATAACTGTTACACAGTTTCCTTGTTATATAATGGTTTAGCAGAGAATCAGAAAGTGACAGACGATGTAACAATACACATGTGAGAAGCATAGTAGCCTGTTGCGTACATGTTGGCACGGTGGGCAAAACCATTCTCCGTCGGGAATGATCATCAGTGGCGGCCGCAGGCAGGCCGTGTGGTATCCGCTGTCGCACGAGTCACACAGCAGAATCTGGACGAGAGAAACAAGAATCACATAATGCAAGTGTAAGACATGAGAAGAAACCGCATCATCCCGAGGTGCTGGAAAATCTGCATTAGGCAATGTTCACACTACGCAGAGGAACAGCAGTAATATTGTGGTACATTAGGTTGGTCTTCCACCCCCCATGATGTGCAATGATGGCCACACACTTACCAGCTCTGGGTGGTTGGGAAGGCCACATTTCTTACACGGTTCATCGTCTTCCCCTGGGACACCTTCCTCCTTCTCTTCATCTCCAGACCCTTCTTCCGAATCCTCCTCACTATCGGAATCCTCAGTTTCCTCATCACTGGAAGATTTACGTTTGCGGCGAGATCGCGTGTTGGTCCAGCGGGCCCTGCGTCTTGGTCTGGATTTCTGTTTAGGAGAAATTTACGTAGTTGTAAGCACCAGGGCCTAAAGTTTACAGCCAAACTCTGACTTCTATTCCAAGCAGTGTTACATCTAATGGCTGCAGCGAATAGAACTCTTCAATAGCATCATCTGTGCTTAAAGGGGTCCTCTCAAGATTTAAGGGTCAGGTCAAGGAATCTATGTTAATGGATGGGGGGGGTTACCaatgggacccccattgatcatgagaacaggaggATTGTGCTTGTCGCTTCATTTATACAGGAGAATAAGCACAGAATCTGTTGCTCTATTTATTTGAGGAACCAGGAACCCATCATCTCTATCCACAATCCTGCATATAGGGGTAAATTTACAtcgtgggacaatccctttaaaaccaAAAATCTAATGGCTGCACCAGCACCACTAGATGATTTTGACACAAATCTACCCGGTTTTTCAGCTCAGCCACTGGAAAcaacactgcaaaaaaaaaaaaacccttttaagatgCCCTAACCTACCCCAATACGAATGAGACTTCCAGGATCAGCAGTTCAGGGGGTCCTATAATTGTCCCAATGTATTTCTTGTAGGCTTAAATTGGTTTACCAAAGGACACGTCTAATAGACCATAGGTGGGGGTCTTGCATCTGGGAATAGAGGTCCTCTGAGTGCATCGCTCATGTCGGGGCCACTATCCATTTAAGACTATACGCTCTTGGctaccatagagatgaacggaaaGTCCGGCAACACGCTCAGCAGCTTCCAAGATAGGTGCGGGTCCCTAAACCTATCACCTGTTTATGACCTGGCTTGTGAATGTCGGAAATGGATtacatgggaaaacccttttaaaaagggaacctgtcatgagattCCACCACAAACTACCAGACCCCTCAGTTATAGTATGAAATGTAGaatctcttctctgctcattgtcacatgacttgagattttttttatgcaaaaaaataaaaaataaaggggattctagaaaggacatttcatcccctacctgaaggGCTGGTAGTTTACTGGGGTATAATCTGGTGACAGGGTCTCTTAAGTGTACACAACCTTGTAGTTATCTCTCCACTCACCTTCTTTATCTTCTGGCCTGCTTCTTTTTCAgacttcttctcctcctcatctttCCTTGGTTTTGTAGGAGCAGGCGGTAGGTCGTCCTCATCACTTTGTTTCTTCTCAGGCTTGCGGGGTTTAACTGCCGACACCTTGGGGGACGGCCGGGAGATCCGAGGAGACCTCCTCAACCTCCTCCCAATGTTTTCTTCCATGTCTGCGTCTTCTGCATCCTCCACCGCCACGTTCTCCACCGgcagctctggcctcctcctcttGTTGGAGATCCTAATGGTGAGCTTTATGCCATCCTTCTGCCTCTCCGAGGTCATCTCCTTACCCTCAGAGCCGCTgttctcctcttctgtaatagCTTTCAGCTTATTTTTACTTCTGGATATCAATGATGACTTCTCTGAAGATTTATCCTGATCCTCCTCAGCTTTTTCCTCATCTTCCTGATCTTTGGACTCTGAAGTTTCGCCGTCTTTCCCTCCAGGCTTACGCTTGCTTCTTAAAGGAAAGGTTTTCTTCTCCTTGGGTTTCGCCTCAGTCTCGGCTTCCCCTTTTGCGTCATTGTCTGGCTTCTCTGCATCTTCACTGGGTTTCTCCTTCTTGGCTGCAGAATTTCTGGTAGAAGATTTTTTGGATACTGCTAATTTTGCTTTTATAGTTTTACTTTTCCCATCTTTGAGTTTCGCCTCGGACTCCTCTTTGAGTTCTTCATCTTTCTCTTCTGTGACGCTTGGCTTTGCAGTCTGTGACACTTCCTTCTCATCCTTGCTCTCAGCTGCTGGGACCTCTGccacctcttcaggcttcttgaTTGCCTCTGTATCTTCTTTATCCTCCATCACCTCCGCAGGCAGTTTCTCAGATTCAGATATCTTTTTGTCTTTATCGGATTTTGGTCCTGCAGTGCTTTTGCTTGAGTCCACTTCAGTGGGTTCTGCCGGTTTTGGAGGCGATTCTTGGACAGGGGGTGTACTCACGTCATTGCTGAGCTCCGCCGTGCTTTTCTCCAACCCATCTACAATTTTATTTTGGCCGTTCTCCTTAAGTTCTTGTAAACTCTTGATAACACTTGAATTCCTCTTCTCATTTGCAATACAGTTTTCATCCTTGGTGCACTCGATAACGGTCTCTCTCGGAGCAGCGGCGCCCTCCTCCGCTTTGTGTGCTTTATCGCTGTTCACTTCCCCATTGACCAGTTGCTTCCCATCCGCAGCTGAAGCTTTCGTACCATCGTCTTCAGATTTCGCGTCCTCCTTCTGAAGCAGCTCTTTCGTGGGAGTTTTTGACTTGCAAATAGCCGCTTTCACCGGGCCGTCAAAATCATCGGTGAGTTTCAGTTCCCGTTTCTTCAATGGGATCTTAGCTTGCTGGTCGTTCTTCATTTTCTCCGGATCCTCCACAGGTTTTTCCACGTGTTCTTCCGGACGCTTGACGATGACAGAAACCTCGGCACGCTCAGGGTCTTGGGGTGAAGGAGTCTTCTCCGAGACTCCTTTGGATTCCTTGTCTTTCAGTTCCGTTTTTTCATCTTTACCCTCAACTTTTACAGGTTTTATGTTCTCCTTGAAGGAGTCTTTTTCTTTGGCGGCCTCCTTCCCGTCCTCTGTGTCTGAGGAAGGTTCAGATTTGATTTCTTTGCTTAGTTTCAGAGGTTTTTCACCATCTGTTTTGCCGCTAGTGGCGTTCTCGGATGGAGAGTCACTTGTCTGTTTATTCGGCACATCCGGCTTCTCTTCTTTCATTTCTACATCTTCTGCGGGTTTCTCTGAAAGACAAAATAGAGACAATGAGATACAAAGGAGAACCAGGCCAAATATATCAAAGTAATATAGGTGAATACAAATCCATCAGTCACCATACATACCCCCATTCTCATCATCCTCCGGATTGGGATTCTGAGATGAATTTTCTTCTGGCTCAGATTTCTTGAGTAACGCAGGGTCTATTTGTGCTTTCAGAAGTTCTAGGATCTCGGCCAACTCATTCCTGGTCCTAAAGGATAAAGCAGGGAAATGGTCAAAGACATTTTCAGATTATTGCACTGCACCTAAAAACATATTGCGAATGGATTTTTActtgatattacttatcctgtactgatcctgagttacatcctgtattatactccagagctgcactcactattctgctgctggtgcagtcactgtgtacatacatgacattacttatcctgtactgatcctgagttacatcctgtattataccccagagctgcactcactattctgctgctggtgcagtcactgtgtacatacatgacattacttatcctgtactgatcctgagttacatcctatattataccccagagctgcactcactattctgctgctggtgcagtcactgtgtacatacatgacattacttatcctgtactgatcctgagttacatcctgtattatactccagagctgtactcactattctgctgctggtgcagtcactgtgtacatacatgacattacttatccagtacggatcctgagttacatcctatattataccccagagctgcactcactattctgctgctggtgcagtcactgtgtacatacatgacattacttatcctgtactgatcctgagttacatcctatattatactccagagctgcactcactattctgctgctggtgcagtcactgtgtacatacatgacattacttatcctgtactgatcctgagttacatcctgtattataccccagagctgcactcactattctgctgctggtgcagtcactgtgtacatacatgacattactcatcctgtactgatcctgagttacatcctgtattatactccagagcagcactcactattctgctgctggtgcagtcactgtgtacatacatgacattacttatcctgtactgatcctgagttacatcctgtattatactccagagctgcactcattattctgctggtgcagtcactgtgtacatacatgacattactcatcctgtactgatcctgagttacatcctgtattataccccagagcagcactcactattctgctgctggtgcagtcactgtgtacatacatgacattacttatcctgtactgatcccgagttatatccagagctgcactcactattctgttgaaGGGGTCACTACTCCACTGACCTGACTATACACTTCCATGAGGATCCGTCCTGGTCATCCTGCTCTTCTATGTAGATACGGACGTTATGGTCTTGATCCAGTTGATACCAGTACATGAGACCGTCCTTATCTCGTCCTATGGGCTGGACTCTCATGGCGTCGGCGTCCTCCTCATTAATAGCATTCTTGAACTTCAGATTGTCATCAAACTGACATTCACATAAGTGCTGAAATGAGAGAACATGTCAGAGAATGGTGCGGCTATTGGCTACCGTCACAGAGTTGACCGGCATTGGATTTCCTCAAATGGGTCCTAGGAAACATATTTACCTTCAGTATCCCCACTTTACACTCCACACCCATCTCCAGGTAGCCCTTCTTCTCCATCTCCCAGGCCCATGTGCTGTTGTAGTCCTGACATATCTGCAGATGACAAACATGAGACACATCCTGGATTAGATAAACATTATAAACAGCGCCACCACCTGTTCATGGGTTGTGTCAGGTATGGCACCTCATTGTTTTTTGTGGAAAGAGTCTCCAACTCACTTTTTCATGGTGTTGTTGGGTTTGGCCAACGCCTATCATATTACTGCAGCCAAACAAAAAGTCTTGGTCACCAATGGACCATAAGGGGAGAGCAGATCTATGTGGTTAAATAACCCCCCACCCTCCCAGAAACTACGTACCAGGGGATGATAGGGACtgcacccccatatacacagcaGGTGGAGGATTGTACGTGGTCACCCACCTTGATCAGGTATTTCTCCCATCTTTCAAACGTCACAGACTTCCCAATTTTTCTCATGAGCTTTAGGTGGAGCTCGACCAGCGCCCGGGACACTGCAGAGGAAAGTAATTGGTCAGAATATACAGAGATAGGAACTGCAACTTCAAGAAGAAGTGCTTCAGCAGCATAAACAGGTCTGTGTCCCAGCAGCTACATGGTCCTTCACCACACAAGTCTCCAGCAGCACCCCACCAggcacagcccccagcagcaccccaccatgcacagcccccagcagcaccccaccatgcacagcccccagcagcaccccaccatgcacagccctcagCTCTGGCGGCATTACCCCACCAGACACATCCCCGGCAGCAGTACACCAGCAGGCACGCCCCACAGCTCTGCTGGTGGCGGCAGCACCTCACCAGGCACGCCAATAACCCCTTCCCCCCAGGTATGGTGCAGCAGCACCTCATCAGACACACCCTACAGCTCTGGCAGCAGCAGCACCCCAGCAGGCAAGCCCATCAGCAGCACCCTACTCCGCTCTGGTGGCTGCAGCACCTCATCAGACACACCCTACAGCTCTGGCGGTTGCAGCACCCTAGCAGGCAAGGCTGTCAGCAGCACCCCATTCCGCTCTGGTGGCGGCAGCACCTCATCAGACACACCCCCTAGCTCTGGCGGCAGAAGCACCTCACCAGGCACCCCCTTAACAAATGTAGCAACACTACAACTTCCAACATGCCCAGGAAGGCTGTTAGGCGGgcattctgggagttgtagttctgtaaAAGATGGAGAACCACAAGTTGGAATTTCCAGCAACAAACAATTAAGCTACTAAATACTAAAGTCATAACTGCTTGCTGTCTGGGAACAgaacatctttatttatattcagAGGCTGAAAAATCTCACACAGTTGAAGGTTGTTTATAATTGCAGACACTATTTGACCAAAACAatctgactgatacattgtaacaaaccaatcAGGAAAATCAGCTGTGGGAAATAACTGTGGACTGTGAAACATTGCTCAGTGGTGATGTCTGACCCTGGGACCCCCCCCTGGGATCTGCAGGGGGTCCCAAGTGCCCTGTGTAATGAGAGCAGCAGGCCACACAGGTAGGATGTAAGGAAGCAGATACAGGTGAGGAATAAATAAAGGAGTAGGAACAAGTTTAAAAGTTATCagatataaaatttaaaaaaattaaacaatcataaaaatcattgcagaacctcacaatgagACCTGACTGATACAATGTACAGCACTGCAGGGGGTTAGAGCCCCTCCAACTCTTCTCCGCACACAAACTTCTTACACAGATGGAGTGTACAGGGACCAGCACCTTGGGGGTTACTTATTTTAAGGATCTTAGAGAGTGACATAAAAAGACCTCTGTCCCTCCCACCACCCCTTGGGGACCGCTGGAAGGAAGCAGTCCTTCCCTCCTAACCCTTAAAGGTTGTCAAGTCTAATTTGAAGAaaggcagcagggggcgctacAACATCCAATAGAATAGCAGATGGGTTCTAGATACCAGGCTTAGATTCTAGGTTGCTTATAGAGACAGCAGATGGGTTCTAGATGCCAGGCTTAGATTCTAGGTTGCTTATAGAGACAGCAGATGGGTTCTAGATGCCAGGCTTAGATTCTAGGTTGCTTATAGAGACAGCAGATGGGTTCTAGATGCCAGGCTTAGATTCTAGGTTGCTTATAGAGACAGCAGATGGGTTCTAGATGCCAGGCTTAGATTCTAGGTTGCTTATAGAGACAGCAGATGGGTTCTAGATGCCAGGCTTAGATTCTAGGTTGCTAATAGAGACAGCAGATGGGTTCTAGATGCCAGGCTCGGATTGTAGGCTGCTtatagagactgcagatggattctaAGCATCATACATAGAGATGGGGAATCGGTTATAGGTAACATATTTGGTCATGGAGACAGGAGACCTATTCTAGGCATCATGCTAGGCTGGAAGATGAGTTCTACGTAAGATGCATTGTACACATTGAGTACTAAGTATTGGTGTTATGGAAGAAGTGTTAGATCTGATACTTGGTCATAAGAACAGGGGGTGGGTGCTGGATTTAGAAGTTGGGTTCTAGATTTAGACCAGAAGACAGGTTCTGTATGTCTAGCGGCTAAGTAATGGAGGTGGAAGAAGAGTTCTAGCTATGATACTTGGTAATGAAGGCTGGAGATGGGTTCTAAGAATTGGTGATGGGTTGTAGGGAGAAAAGTTATAACTGGTGATAAAATCAGGAACAATAGATGGAAATACAGGCATGGGAGATTATTGGTGATAGATGCCAAGAACTCATCTTCCCTAACAGGAGGGTTCTAGATATGATAATAAGTGATGAATCTAGGGTACTAGATCCCAGGCATTGGATAGGTTGCAACAATGAGGTATAGGGAGGGAGGCAGGACCGGGGTCTAGATCAGTGCTGTGATCGAGGCAGGAGTTGGGTTCTAGGTGCTGTGATGGAACAGGGAGCGGAGTCCTACATTGGTGTTGTGATCAAGACAGAAGTTGCATTCTAGGTACAGTCACCGACTATGCTGGATACAGAAGTTGGGTTCTAGATGCTGTGAAGGAGGCAGGAGTTGGGCTCTGGAGCGGTGTTGGGACAGGCGGCTGGGTTCTAGATGGGTGCTCTGATGGAGGCAGCAGTTGGGTTCTAGATGCTGTGATAGGAATAGGATTGGATTCTAGGTGTTGTGAGGGTGCTAGGAGGATGGGTTCTAGGTGCTGTGATGCTAGTAGGGGGGGTTGGGTTCTAGGTGCTGTGATGAGAGTAGGGGGCTGGGTTCTAGGTGCTGTGACGCTAGCAGGGGGTGGGTTCTAGGTGCTGTGATGCTAGCAGGGGTGGGTTCTAGGTGCTGCGATGTCAGCAGGGGTGGGTTCTAGGTGTTGTGATGCTAGTAGAGGGGTGGGTTCTAGGTGCTGTGATGGAGGCAGGAGATGATGGAGGAGCTGGCCGCTGCTGAggatggacatgtgaccagtatgGCGGGCCGCAGCTCTGCTCGGATGCCCTGTGGTCGCCATCCCCCGCtcccctgtgccccccagcatccCCGGGCCGGCCCCCGCTCCTCCCCTCACCTGCTCCGGTCTCCTCCAGCGCTTCCTCCAGCTCCGGGAAGGTGAGCTCGGGCAGATCCAGCACGGCCCCGTACCGCTCCAGGAACGAGCACACCACCGCGAAATCCGGCCATGATCCCACCGAGGAGGTGCTGGGGGCAGCCGGAGCGGGAGCTAGGTCCTCTGGCGCCGCCGGAGCCTCCTCCGCACCAGCCTCCGCCATCTTGGAGTATGGAGGGGGCGGAGGAAGAGGGCGGGAGCGGAGGAGACAGAGAGGAGTTTTCCCCTCCCCCCGCTGCTAGAACGGCCTCAGCCTCCCGGGGAGCGGCGGCTACGGGCGGCCGATAGCGCGAGCACAGAGAAGATGGAGCACCCCGGGCTCTATGAGCGCTCCTCCTCCTGACTGGAGCCCATATCCCAGCATACACCGCGCCAGGGGACCCCTTCTGGTCCCGGCCCCTTCCTCTCTATGGCCACTCCCCCCTAAGCTAAAGAGAGCGCTCAACACAACAAAGAGACTcgcgtccttttttttttttcctccaaataaaactttattgcttCTGAAACGCGCTGATAAGTCGACGTTCATCACGGTTCACGTTCATTATAGCGAAATGAGCGATAACCGGGCGGCACCATCCCCCGTGGTGTCGCCATGCCGCGCTCACTCTCACTCTGTAGCGGTTTAGTTCTCTCACTGACTGAGAGCTGCTCGCCTCTGGTGTCACATTTGAAGCGCGTTTCCCTCCCGCCTCCAAGCTGGTATGGCCGGGGGCGGAGCCAGCAGCCTGCCAGCCAATAGGCGCTCAGGGGACGGGGGTATATATAGTAATGTCTGAGGGAGAAGCGGCACATTAAAACGGTGTCTGAGGAGGCGGTGAGTTTTGTGTAGTGGAGGCCGCGCACTTGTCATCTCTGTTACTGCAAGACAGGGTTTGTTTTGGGGTCTGGTTAAGTTTTACTATTCACCGGTTTATGGTTTTCAGAGGCTTAAAGGGGCCGCGCTGTATTAACCTGTCGTAATGTCTGGCATGGAGAACTTAGTCAACTTctccttaaagggctattcccattacAGCGGATGaatatttgtattataaaaagttatagaactttctgtatcaatttcacatgggttttctagatctctgcttgctgtcctacaaTAGAGAGCTGCTATGTTTACAGCATGTGTATAGAAATCTGACCAGAtgagcatggctcgttatatctcacagctctaattactctctgcacctgtgtgaccatggtcaggtttctgtccacaggatataaacatagaatgacagcaagcagagatctagaaaactgtaaggaactgatacagaaagtatattgggacaAATGCGTAACTTTTAGTTATGAAAACATTAACTTTCTGAAATGGAAACGCCCCTTTAACTACTTGCTACTGCTCATCAATAAAcgtgatgctttttttttttttttctattgggaAAATACTATGATTGTCTCTCACTGCTTGGAACTAGTGTATTAATAGTAGCAACATCTTTGTGTAAG includes:
- the RSF1 gene encoding remodeling and spacing factor 1, whose amino-acid sequence is MAEAGAEEAPAAPEDLAPAPAAPSTSSVGSWPDFAVVCSFLERYGAVLDLPELTFPELEEALEETGAVSRALVELHLKLMRKIGKSVTFERWEKYLIKICQDYNSTWAWEMEKKGYLEMGVECKVGILKHLCECQFDDNLKFKNAINEEDADAMRVQPIGRDKDGLMYWYQLDQDHNVRIYIEEQDDQDGSSWKCIVRTRNELAEILELLKAQIDPALLKKSEPEENSSQNPNPEDDENGEKPAEDVEMKEEKPDVPNKQTSDSPSENATSGKTDGEKPLKLSKEIKSEPSSDTEDGKEAAKEKDSFKENIKPVKVEGKDEKTELKDKESKGVSEKTPSPQDPERAEVSVIVKRPEEHVEKPVEDPEKMKNDQQAKIPLKKRELKLTDDFDGPVKAAICKSKTPTKELLQKEDAKSEDDGTKASAADGKQLVNGEVNSDKAHKAEEGAAAPRETVIECTKDENCIANEKRNSSVIKSLQELKENGQNKIVDGLEKSTAELSNDVSTPPVQESPPKPAEPTEVDSSKSTAGPKSDKDKKISESEKLPAEVMEDKEDTEAIKKPEEVAEVPAAESKDEKEVSQTAKPSVTEEKDEELKEESEAKLKDGKSKTIKAKLAVSKKSSTRNSAAKKEKPSEDAEKPDNDAKGEAETEAKPKEKKTFPLRSKRKPGGKDGETSESKDQEDEEKAEEDQDKSSEKSSLISRSKNKLKAITEEENSGSEGKEMTSERQKDGIKLTIRISNKRRRPELPVENVAVEDAEDADMEENIGRRLRRSPRISRPSPKVSAVKPRKPEKKQSDEDDLPPAPTKPRKDEEEKKSEKEAGQKIKKKSRPRRRARWTNTRSRRKRKSSSDEETEDSDSEEDSEEGSGDEEKEEGVPGEDDEPCKKCGLPNHPELILLCDSCDSGYHTACLRPPLMIIPDGEWFCPPCQHKLLCEKLEEQLQNLDVVLKKKERAERRKERLVYVGISIENIIPTQETEEVPEVQEKEEKKKKKSKPLERRSTRARKYISYRFDEFDEAIDEAIEDDIRDGDGGGGGGGGRGKDMSNITGHRGKDISTILEGEREEGKRPQRAVSRRKKRRRLNDLDSDSNLDEEESEDEFRISDGSQEEFVVSDENAEESDDLQSNDSDFGARRPRRHYSRPMRQSRRIKRRSVRRRFSDDDDDDDDESDDDSQGSVTDNSSDYSDDYLDTRRRRSRRNQKRQVNYREDSESDSSKKGARPGRGKEMRRVLKRRFSSSESNESDFSGASEDEKPRNVRKNLLRKRIRSSDDELSDEEEEERPVRKRLNRIETDDEDEEEGDAKVSSEDKPPAEEKPPAEDKPPAASAAPEPAPAPAPTPAPEGTKKPCYRIESDDDDFENVTKDGSPLDYSLVDLPSANGQSPEKTIETLIGKPSEKSETTKDTSAPVSQASNGTGGSQEAAGAEEDEDELLRVTDLVDYVCNSEQL